In one Nicotiana tomentosiformis chromosome 6, ASM39032v3, whole genome shotgun sequence genomic region, the following are encoded:
- the LOC138894431 gene encoding uncharacterized protein yields the protein MVESFNAWVLGPRHKTIISMLEEIRIKVRNRFTRVRAFADSWNEGISPMVMMVLVTNVKKSMKCTIHWNSDFRYEVKGATGIKHIVKLTEGVCSCRTWKLKGIPCAHGITTIHHKRLNPLDFISEWYKKETYLKAYSHFIQPVPCMEMWVESTNAKVEPPPVRTMSGRPTKKRRLGR from the coding sequence ATGGTTGAAAGCTTCAATGCTTGGGTTTTGGGTCCTAGGCACAAGACAATCATCAGCATGCTTGAAGAAATTAGAATAAAGGTAAGGAATAGGTTCACCAGAGTACGGGCATTTGCAGATAGTTGGAATGAAGGCATATCCCCAATGGTAATGATGGTATTGGTTACAAATGTGAAAAAGTCAATGAAGTGCACAATACACTGGAATAGTGATTTTCGGTATGAAGTTAAGGGGGCTACTGGGATTAAACACATTGTCAAGTTGACTGAGGGAGTGTGTAGTTGCAGAACTTGGAAACTAAAAGGGATACCTTGTGCACATGGAATAACAACAATTCATCACAAAAGACTTAATCCACTTGACTTCATTTCTGAGTGGTACAAGAAGGAGACTTACCTAAAAGCTTATTCTCATTTCATACAGCCAGTACCATGCATGGAGATGTGGGTTGAGTCAACAAATGCAAAGGTTGAACCACCTCCTGTTAGAACAATGTCTGGAAGGCCCACAAAAAAAAGGAGGTTGGGGAGATAA